In Alkalihalobacterium alkalinitrilicum, a genomic segment contains:
- a CDS encoding YpmA family protein produces the protein MEQKTVVLSTVKIEKSPDVYKIVDALNRILKEDDLMFGLALDKEETNKMVFTIYRT, from the coding sequence ATGGAACAAAAGACAGTAGTTTTATCTACAGTGAAAATTGAAAAGTCACCTGATGTATATAAAATCGTTGATGCTTTAAATCGAATATTAAAAGAAGATGATCTGATGTTTGGATTAGCACTAGATAAGGAAGAAACAAATAAAATGGTGTTTACCATTTATCGAACTTAA
- the asnS gene encoding asparagine--tRNA ligase produces MNKTTISQVGQFVGQEVKLGAWLANKRSSGKIAFLQLRDGTGFIQGVVVKAEVGEEIFAKAKNITQESSLYVNGIVREDERAPSGYELTVTNVDVIHEAVDYPITPKEHGTEFLMDHRHLWLRSKKQHANMKVRNEIIRSTYEFFNKEGFVKVDPPILTGSAPEGTTELFATKYFEEDAYLSQSGQLYMEAAAMALGKVFSFGPTFRAEKSKTRRHLIEFWMIEPEMAFFEFKDNLKVQEEYVSYVVQSVLKNCPIELKALGRDTSKLENIVAPFPRISYDNAITLLHEKGFNDIEWGDDFGAPHETAIAETYDKPVFITHYPTSLKPFYMQPDPTNDKVVLCADLIAPEGYGEIIGGSERIHDYELLAERMKEHDLDPVSYKWYAELRKYGSVPHSGFGLGLERTVAWICGVEHVRETIPFPRLLNRLYP; encoded by the coding sequence GTGAATAAGACGACGATTTCACAAGTTGGCCAATTTGTTGGACAAGAGGTCAAATTAGGTGCTTGGCTTGCTAATAAACGTTCAAGTGGAAAAATTGCGTTCTTGCAATTACGAGATGGAACAGGGTTTATTCAAGGTGTTGTAGTGAAAGCAGAAGTTGGAGAAGAAATCTTCGCAAAGGCGAAAAATATAACGCAAGAATCATCTCTTTATGTAAATGGTATTGTTCGTGAAGATGAACGAGCACCATCAGGCTATGAATTAACGGTAACAAATGTAGATGTCATTCATGAAGCTGTCGATTACCCTATTACTCCAAAAGAACATGGAACGGAATTTTTAATGGATCATCGCCATCTCTGGTTACGTTCGAAAAAACAACATGCAAATATGAAAGTTAGAAATGAAATCATTCGATCAACCTATGAATTTTTCAATAAAGAAGGATTTGTTAAGGTAGACCCACCAATTTTAACAGGAAGTGCTCCTGAAGGAACAACGGAACTATTTGCGACAAAATATTTTGAAGAAGATGCCTACCTATCACAAAGTGGACAGCTTTACATGGAAGCAGCGGCAATGGCACTTGGTAAAGTATTTTCGTTTGGGCCAACCTTCCGTGCTGAAAAATCAAAAACCCGTCGTCATCTTATTGAGTTTTGGATGATTGAGCCAGAAATGGCATTTTTTGAGTTTAAAGATAATTTGAAAGTCCAAGAAGAGTATGTTTCATATGTTGTTCAATCAGTGTTGAAAAATTGCCCAATTGAACTAAAAGCGTTAGGAAGAGATACGAGTAAATTGGAAAACATTGTAGCACCGTTTCCACGTATTTCTTATGATAATGCGATTACGCTTTTACATGAAAAAGGATTTAATGATATTGAGTGGGGCGATGATTTCGGAGCACCGCATGAAACAGCGATTGCCGAAACATATGATAAGCCTGTATTTATTACTCATTACCCAACAAGCTTAAAGCCTTTCTATATGCAACCAGATCCAACGAATGATAAAGTCGTCCTTTGTGCTGATTTGATTGCACCAGAAGGTTATGGAGAAATTATAGGCGGCTCAGAGCGTATCCATGATTATGAACTACTTGCTGAAAGAATGAAGGAGCATGATTTAGATCCAGTGTCATATAAGTGGTATGCTGAGTTACGTAAATATGGATCAGTTCCGCATTCAGGGTTCGGGTTAGGTCTTGAGCGTACTGTCGCTTGGATTTGTGGAGTAGAGCATGTTCGTGAGACAATTCCATTCCCACGACTATTAAATCGTTTATATCCATAA
- the nth gene encoding endonuclease III: MLTKKDIQYVLETMGDMFPDAECELTHSNPFELLIAVVLSAQATDALINKVTPSLFAKYKTPEDYVAVPLEELENDIRRIGLFRSKAKNIKKLSQSLIEQYNGEIPTERDELMKLAGVGRKTANVVVSVAFDTPAIAVDTHVERVSKRLGICRWKDNVREVEETLMKKIPEEQWSVTHHRLIFFGRYHCKAQSPQCEVCSLLEICREGKKRMKAKGAKG; the protein is encoded by the coding sequence ATGCTAACGAAGAAAGATATTCAATACGTACTTGAAACGATGGGAGACATGTTCCCTGATGCTGAATGTGAATTAACCCATTCGAATCCTTTTGAATTATTAATTGCCGTTGTACTATCGGCACAAGCAACAGATGCTCTTATTAACAAGGTTACCCCAAGTCTTTTTGCAAAATACAAGACACCAGAAGATTATGTTGCGGTTCCTTTAGAAGAATTAGAAAATGATATACGTCGAATTGGTTTATTCCGCAGTAAAGCGAAAAATATAAAAAAATTGTCTCAATCTTTAATAGAACAATATAATGGTGAAATTCCAACCGAACGTGATGAACTGATGAAATTAGCTGGGGTCGGACGTAAGACGGCTAATGTCGTCGTTTCAGTTGCATTTGATACACCAGCCATTGCGGTAGATACCCATGTAGAGCGAGTGTCTAAACGACTAGGAATTTGTCGCTGGAAAGATAATGTTCGAGAAGTCGAAGAAACATTAATGAAAAAAATACCAGAAGAACAATGGTCGGTTACCCATCATCGACTCATTTTTTTTGGTCGTTATCATTGTAAAGCTCAGTCACCTCAATGTGAAGTTTGTTCGTTATTAGAGATCTGTCGTGAAGGAAAGAAACGAATGAAAGCAAAAGGAGCGAAAGGATAA
- a CDS encoding DUF5590 domain-containing protein, with product MKKWVITIVCLLLLTTTGLSVYFYKMMRSPIDEHEQLAVQRVLNDTDVETVEGVSFYHGTESYIVIQGLNTEDKPVIAWVGNEDERIIVKNADDGLSKEEVMQFAIRELAPKKLISTRLGMENRLPIYEITYIDENDRYSFYYITFEDGTFVKRYSLKKDV from the coding sequence ATGAAAAAGTGGGTAATAACAATTGTATGCTTACTTTTACTTACCACCACTGGCTTATCAGTTTACTTTTATAAAATGATGCGCTCGCCGATCGATGAGCATGAACAACTTGCTGTTCAACGTGTGTTAAATGATACAGATGTTGAAACGGTTGAAGGTGTTTCATTTTATCATGGGACGGAGTCGTATATTGTTATACAAGGTCTAAATACAGAGGACAAGCCTGTAATTGCATGGGTTGGTAATGAAGATGAGCGTATTATTGTAAAAAATGCTGATGATGGATTAAGTAAAGAAGAAGTTATGCAGTTTGCTATAAGGGAATTAGCACCTAAAAAGCTTATTTCCACGCGTCTGGGAATGGAAAACAGATTACCGATTTATGAGATAACCTATATTGATGAAAATGATCGGTATTCTTTTTATTACATTACGTTTGAAGACGGTACATTTGTCAAACGATATAGTTTAAAGAAGGATGTTTAA
- a CDS encoding DnaD domain-containing protein: protein MNKRFVMQWITEGQLSVPKLLLKNYRKIGLNEEEFVLLLQVYDYLTEHHPFPTPEDLSERGPSSLECARILRQLLKKGYLSLEEHIDEDGVLFESYSIEPLWEKLLQYLNQEELEKENDMKKQEEFNIYTVFEREFSRPLSPIECETLAMWLDQDQHSPEIIRAALRESVVSGKLNFRYIDRILFEWKKNGVQTLQQARAYGEKFRKYQQPKQPAQEKRKVEPFPTYNWLEK, encoded by the coding sequence ATGAATAAACGATTTGTCATGCAATGGATAACAGAAGGTCAGTTATCCGTGCCTAAGCTACTACTAAAAAATTATCGGAAGATCGGATTAAACGAAGAAGAGTTTGTCTTACTCCTTCAAGTATATGATTACTTAACAGAACATCATCCATTTCCGACACCAGAAGATTTATCAGAGCGAGGACCATCTTCACTAGAATGTGCGAGAATCCTTCGCCAGTTGTTGAAAAAAGGGTATCTTTCTCTAGAAGAACATATAGACGAAGATGGAGTTTTATTTGAATCATATAGTATTGAACCATTGTGGGAAAAGCTATTACAGTATTTGAATCAAGAAGAATTAGAAAAAGAAAATGATATGAAAAAGCAAGAAGAATTTAATATATATACGGTATTTGAAAGAGAGTTTAGCCGACCACTTTCGCCAATTGAATGTGAAACTTTAGCGATGTGGTTAGATCAAGATCAGCATTCACCTGAAATAATCCGAGCAGCTCTACGTGAATCGGTTGTATCTGGAAAATTAAATTTCCGTTATATTGATCGTATTTTATTTGAATGGAAGAAAAATGGAGTTCAAACGCTACAACAAGCAAGAGCTTACGGTGAAAAGTTTCGCAAATATCAGCAACCGAAACAACCAGCTCAAGAAAAGCGTAAAGTCGAACCTTTCCCTACCTATAACTGGTTAGAGAAATAG
- a CDS encoding ComEC/Rec2 family competence protein, which produces MLGGCTTVSVVNMTEQLEVEFSLDKDEIAFTYFNLPSGEATLIQSGQGGTVLINTGAPSSQIELARKLHMYHVEEIDSLIVTNYKEEYSGNIEWLADHYQISTIIVPANVKENIKESLVRGTEKLKGWGEGEKHEILSNLEAEVLFAGGSEEIDEGLVLLFSYGDHRTLYMGIANSEVEELLMSKYELKSTILKVGDFGSAYGTSQQFLEKVDPQVAILFSLEGKRPSEYVLERLQETWIDVYQTNKIGTVSIKCTPENYEIWTVQASGQDFHIAVSNR; this is translated from the coding sequence TTGTTAGGAGGTTGCACAACGGTTTCAGTAGTGAATATGACAGAACAATTGGAGGTGGAATTTTCACTAGACAAAGATGAGATTGCTTTTACATATTTTAATCTTCCTAGTGGTGAAGCTACACTCATTCAATCTGGACAAGGTGGAACGGTACTAATTAATACAGGTGCCCCCTCTTCCCAAATTGAATTAGCGAGAAAGTTACATATGTACCACGTGGAAGAAATCGATTCTTTGATCGTTACTAATTATAAGGAAGAGTATAGCGGCAATATCGAGTGGCTTGCCGACCATTATCAAATTTCAACCATCATTGTTCCAGCCAATGTTAAGGAAAACATTAAAGAAAGTTTGGTTCGTGGTACAGAAAAATTAAAAGGGTGGGGCGAAGGAGAAAAACATGAAATCCTCTCTAATCTAGAGGCAGAAGTTTTATTTGCGGGTGGGAGCGAAGAAATAGATGAAGGTTTAGTTCTTTTGTTTTCATATGGAGACCACCGTACATTGTATATGGGAATAGCCAACTCTGAAGTTGAAGAACTTCTTATGTCAAAGTATGAGTTGAAATCAACGATATTAAAAGTCGGTGATTTTGGAAGCGCATATGGAACGTCACAACAGTTTCTTGAAAAAGTGGACCCGCAAGTTGCCATTCTCTTTTCACTTGAAGGGAAACGTCCGAGTGAATATGTGCTAGAACGACTCCAAGAGACGTGGATTGATGTTTATCAAACGAATAAAATAGGAACAGTTTCTATTAAATGTACACCAGAAAATTATGAAATCTGGACAGTTCAGGCAAGTGGGCAGGATTTTCATATCGCAGTATCGAATAGATAA
- a CDS encoding pyridoxal phosphate-dependent aminotransferase: MRLAKRVSTLTPSSTLAITAKAKALREQGHDVIGLGAGEPDFNTPQYIIDAAVKSMEEGHTKYTPSGGLSKLKDAIIGKFKDDQNITYSANEIIVCSGAKHALYTLFQAILDEGDEVIIPTPYWVSYPEQVKLAGGNPVYIEGKESNEFKVTVDQLEAAINDKTKAFILNSPSNPTGSMYSEDEMKALGDVCLKHDILIVSDEIYEKLVYDGAVHISIAQLSNELKEQTVIINGVSKSHSMTGWRIGYAAGNSEVIKAMTNLASHSTSNPTANAQYGTIAAYTEDDGSVEKMRQAFEERLHKVYDQLIAIPGLSCVKPKGAFYLFPNAKEAASICGFDNVDDWVTALLDKEKVALVPGSGFGAPENVRLSYATSLEAIQEALERIARFIEKKSK, encoded by the coding sequence ATGAGGTTAGCTAAAAGAGTATCTACATTAACACCATCATCAACTTTGGCGATTACAGCAAAAGCAAAGGCACTGCGAGAACAAGGACATGATGTGATTGGCTTAGGAGCAGGTGAACCCGACTTTAACACGCCACAATATATTATAGATGCGGCTGTAAAGTCAATGGAAGAAGGACATACAAAATATACGCCGTCTGGTGGACTTTCGAAATTAAAAGATGCCATTATCGGCAAATTTAAAGATGATCAAAACATTACATATTCAGCAAATGAGATTATTGTATGTTCTGGAGCAAAACATGCTCTTTATACACTTTTTCAGGCAATTCTTGATGAGGGAGATGAGGTTATTATCCCAACGCCTTATTGGGTTAGTTACCCTGAGCAAGTGAAACTTGCTGGTGGAAACCCTGTTTATATTGAAGGAAAAGAAAGTAATGAATTTAAAGTAACGGTCGATCAATTAGAAGCGGCAATTAATGATAAAACAAAAGCGTTTATCTTAAACTCACCAAGTAATCCAACAGGTTCAATGTATAGTGAAGACGAAATGAAAGCTCTTGGTGATGTTTGTTTAAAGCATGATATTTTGATCGTCTCTGATGAGATTTATGAAAAGCTTGTGTATGATGGTGCTGTACATATATCAATTGCTCAGCTTTCTAATGAGTTAAAAGAACAAACTGTGATCATCAATGGTGTTTCTAAATCACATTCGATGACAGGTTGGAGAATTGGTTATGCAGCTGGTAATTCTGAAGTAATTAAAGCGATGACAAACCTTGCAAGTCATAGTACATCTAATCCTACAGCTAACGCACAATACGGTACGATTGCAGCATATACAGAAGATGATGGTTCAGTTGAAAAGATGCGTCAAGCTTTTGAAGAGCGTCTTCATAAAGTGTATGATCAATTAATTGCAATTCCAGGTCTTTCTTGCGTAAAGCCAAAAGGTGCTTTTTATTTATTTCCTAACGCGAAAGAAGCAGCAAGCATTTGCGGTTTCGATAACGTTGATGATTGGGTAACAGCTTTATTAGACAAAGAAAAAGTAGCGCTTGTTCCAGGATCAGGCTTTGGTGCTCCAGAAAATGTTCGTTTATCGTACGCGACATCTCTTGAAGCCATTCAAGAAGCTCTTGAAAGAATTGCTCGTTTTATCGAAAAGAAAAGTAAATAA
- a CDS encoding amidohydrolase — protein sequence MDKVLYNGVIITANEENDVYSPGYIHVKDEIINEIGEGSPHHITSEGIQFHNLNGKWVIPGLINTHGHTPMTLLRGHSDDLPLKRWLQEKMWPMEQKLTREAVIASSKLAMVEMLKSGTTTFLDMYHLFLDDIANAVDNAGMRAVITRGIIGLCSREEQKAKLDEAISIAQTWHGKGDGRLTAMLSPHSPYLCPPNFIAEIASAARELNIPVHTHMSETSQEVEENVLKYGKRPVEHLLNTGFFNGEALVAHAVHINDEELDILSQNQVAISHNPMSNLKLGSGVAPIQKMLQKGITVSVGTDSVASNNNLDLIQEMRMAVLLQKGVNEDPTAVTVDEGIKLITANGAKALGLDQKIGSIKKGLDADFVILDSSAAHLQPKLNALSHVVYSASGADVLDVYVKGKQLVKDRQCLFLDEEKIFYECNKHYQMMTIS from the coding sequence ATGGACAAAGTTCTTTATAACGGAGTCATTATTACCGCAAATGAGGAAAATGATGTTTATTCCCCAGGCTATATACATGTGAAGGACGAAATCATTAATGAAATTGGTGAAGGATCTCCTCATCATATTACATCTGAAGGAATTCAATTTCATAATTTAAATGGAAAATGGGTTATACCAGGACTGATTAATACACATGGTCATACGCCAATGACATTATTGAGAGGGCATTCAGATGATTTACCATTGAAACGGTGGTTACAAGAAAAAATGTGGCCGATGGAACAGAAATTAACGCGAGAAGCGGTTATCGCTAGTTCTAAGCTCGCTATGGTTGAGATGCTAAAGTCGGGCACAACGACGTTTCTAGATATGTATCATTTATTCCTTGATGATATTGCAAACGCTGTAGATAACGCGGGAATGAGGGCCGTAATTACACGAGGTATTATCGGCTTATGCAGTAGAGAAGAACAAAAAGCTAAGCTCGATGAAGCGATTTCAATCGCACAAACTTGGCATGGCAAAGGGGATGGTAGGCTAACTGCGATGTTATCGCCACATTCCCCTTACTTATGTCCGCCTAATTTTATTGCTGAAATCGCTAGTGCTGCCAGGGAGTTAAATATCCCTGTTCATACCCATATGTCTGAGACATCACAAGAAGTTGAGGAAAATGTTCTAAAGTATGGGAAACGCCCTGTAGAACATTTATTAAACACTGGATTCTTTAATGGTGAGGCATTGGTTGCGCATGCTGTACATATAAATGACGAAGAATTAGATATTCTATCCCAAAATCAAGTCGCTATATCGCATAACCCGATGAGTAATTTAAAGCTCGGCTCAGGAGTCGCACCGATACAAAAGATGCTGCAAAAAGGAATAACAGTATCTGTAGGAACAGATAGCGTTGCATCGAATAATAATTTGGATCTCATTCAAGAAATGAGGATGGCTGTGTTATTGCAAAAAGGAGTAAATGAAGATCCAACGGCAGTAACAGTAGATGAAGGAATAAAACTCATTACGGCAAATGGTGCTAAAGCGTTAGGATTAGATCAAAAAATTGGTTCAATAAAAAAAGGATTAGATGCTGATTTCGTCATACTCGATTCGAGTGCTGCACATTTGCAACCCAAATTGAATGCACTTTCGCATGTTGTTTATTCTGCTAGTGGGGCAGATGTATTAGATGTTTACGTAAAAGGGAAACAACTTGTGAAAGACCGACAATGCTTGTTTTTGGATGAGGAGAAAATCTTCTATGAATGTAACAAGCATTATCAAATGATGACAATATCGTGA